From the genome of Candidatus Roizmanbacteria bacterium, one region includes:
- a CDS encoding glycosyltransferase family 39 protein, which translates to MCLAGPQLLGLIFHDYIVSYGDAESHLNIAKRVVSSITPGFAQLGGIWLLFPHLLMIPFIWFDPLWRTGLAGSIVSSFAYIVSSVFIFKTTGLLTRNRWAGLFASLVFMLNPNILYMQTTPMTEMTLIMFFVLSIYFFIRFIRNDSFIFSLVAAAFFGFCATLTRYDGWFLVAFQGATVFGMYITRVFKEGKPLWQKLEGKVLLYATPAFFGIALWFLWDFLILGDALYFSNSEFSAKTQQANWLSRGELPSFHNIGSAVAYYLVTAMSNIGIIVFFMAVVGFISYLLHKEAKKRFLISFVLLTPFIFYIFTLFVGQSVIFIPHLTPVDFEWRLFNVRYGLMAVPFAAIFSGWLWNRSKSGGRALIVALFILQFGLYFVGYSKVITWEDGVVGLSHAKRPIAERWLKDNYDNGLVLMDDYARTVSLVRTGIPMQSSIYIGNKPYWAESLVAPERYARWIVMQKNDTVWKAVYDDTKVRGRLYKYFQKVYTSPEILIFRRISN; encoded by the coding sequence TTGTGTTTAGCTGGACCGCAATTGCTTGGTCTTATTTTTCACGACTACATCGTATCCTATGGTGATGCTGAGTCGCACCTAAATATTGCTAAGCGTGTTGTGAGTAGCATAACGCCAGGATTTGCTCAATTAGGTGGAATATGGCTCCTATTTCCACACCTCTTAATGATTCCGTTCATCTGGTTCGATCCTTTATGGCGGACGGGACTTGCTGGATCTATCGTCTCATCTTTCGCATATATTGTGAGTTCTGTATTTATTTTTAAAACAACAGGGCTCCTGACGCGCAATCGGTGGGCAGGACTTTTTGCATCTCTCGTTTTCATGCTTAATCCCAACATTCTCTACATGCAGACCACTCCGATGACCGAGATGACCTTAATAATGTTCTTCGTTTTGTCTATCTACTTCTTTATCAGATTTATCAGAAACGATAGCTTTATCTTCTCGCTTGTTGCGGCGGCTTTCTTTGGATTCTGCGCAACTCTTACGCGCTACGATGGTTGGTTCTTAGTTGCCTTTCAAGGAGCTACTGTCTTTGGAATGTATATTACGCGAGTCTTCAAAGAAGGGAAACCTCTATGGCAAAAGCTTGAGGGTAAGGTCTTACTATATGCAACGCCTGCATTTTTTGGTATTGCCCTATGGTTTTTGTGGGATTTCCTCATCCTTGGCGATGCACTCTACTTCTCTAACAGTGAATTCTCGGCCAAGACTCAGCAAGCCAACTGGCTGTCAAGAGGTGAGTTACCCAGCTTTCATAACATTGGTTCCGCAGTCGCATACTACCTCGTAACCGCAATGAGTAATATTGGCATTATTGTATTTTTTATGGCAGTAGTTGGATTTATTTCGTACCTTCTGCATAAAGAGGCGAAGAAGAGATTCCTAATTTCATTTGTTTTACTTACGCCGTTTATCTTTTACATCTTTACTCTTTTTGTCGGTCAGTCGGTCATATTTATTCCTCATCTTACACCGGTAGATTTTGAGTGGCGTTTATTTAATGTTCGATATGGACTGATGGCAGTACCGTTTGCTGCAATTTTTTCTGGGTGGTTGTGGAATCGCTCAAAATCTGGCGGACGTGCTTTGATTGTGGCGTTGTTTATTCTTCAGTTTGGTCTGTATTTTGTCGGATACTCGAAGGTCATTACCTGGGAAGATGGCGTAGTCGGACTATCCCACGCAAAAAGACCAATTGCTGAACGTTGGCTTAAAGATAATTACGATAATGGACTTGTCTTGATGGATGACTATGCTCGTACAGTAAGTCTTGTCCGTACCGGTATTCCTATGCAAAGCAGCATCTATATTGGTAATAAACCGTACTGGGCCGAATCACTCGTAGCTCCTGAGCGCTATGCAAGATGGATTGTGATGCAAAAAAATGATACGGTCTGGAAGGCTGTCTATGACGACACAAAGGTAAGAGGACGATTGTATAAGTACTTTCAAAAGGTCTATACCTCACCTGAGATTCTGATTTTTCGAAGAATCAGTAATTAA